One window of the Pristiophorus japonicus isolate sPriJap1 chromosome 23, sPriJap1.hap1, whole genome shotgun sequence genome contains the following:
- the LOC139235557 gene encoding probable G-protein coupled receptor 139, giving the protein MAVAPPPAASLVLSPKQARSPWRIPSLPLVISLTLAVSRCLDLAVDLFKFVANIAAIVILSRGRCGLSRCITRYLVFMAVTDLLVIITAVILNRIGGIYFRNSILSTTPACSISTVLIYSSRDSSVWLTVAFTFDRCVAICCQKLKTKYCTETTAAVVIGVVCALSCLKNIPFYFTYEPLFTINKVAWYCNIKLTFYVSPAWTAFAWLDRILTPCAPFLLMLLFNAVTVRYILGASRVRRRLRAQNNGASQSDPEMESRRKSIILLFTISGSFILLWLTYVINFLCVRIENNNYFNDPKFILQESGNMLQLLSCCTNTFIYTVTQSNFRQQLKNALKYPLNLVVKLLL; this is encoded by the exons tctgcctctcgttatcagtctcacacttgctgtctctcgttgtctcgatctcgctgtcgatCTCTTcaagtttgtcg CGAACATcgcggcgattgtgatcctgtcccgaggaaggtgcggtctctccaggtGTATCACTCGGTACCTGGTGTTCATGGCGGTgaccgatctcctggtcattatcaccgcTGTGATATTGAATAGAATTGGTGGTATCTATTTCCGGAATAGCATTCTGTCCACCACACCAGCGTGCAGCATCAGCACTGTGCTCATTTATTCATCAAGAGACAGTTCTGTCTGGTTAACGGTCGCGTTCACCTTTGATCGatgtgtggccatttgttgccagaagctgaaaacaaaatactgcaccgAGACAACGGCGGCTGTGGTGATAGGAGTGGTCTGTGCCCTGAGTTGTTTAAAAAACATCCCTTTCTACTTCACGTATGAGCCATTATTTACTATTAATAAGGTGGCCTGGTACTGCAACATAAAACTTACTTTTTATGTTTCACCCGCTTGGACAGCGTTTGCCTGGCTGGACCGTATTCTAACCCCGTGTGCACCGTTCCTCCTGATGTTACTGTTCAATGCTGTGACCGTCAGATACATTCTAGGGGCTAGTAGggtccgcaggagactccgggcccaAAACAATGGAGCGAGTCAGagtgatccagagatggagagccgGCGAAAGTCCataattttactcttcaccatctcGGGAAGTTTCATCCTGTTGTGGTTGACGTATGTTATCAATTTTCTCTGTGTCCGAATTGAAAACAATAATTATTTCAATGACCCCAAATTTATTCTGCAGGAAAGTGGAAACATGCTTCAGCTCCTAAGCTGCTGCACTAACACGTTTATTTATACAGTGACTCAGAGTAACTTCAGACAGCAGTTAAAGAACGCGCTGAAATATCCATTGAATCTAGTTGTTAAATTACTTCTATAA